Proteins encoded within one genomic window of Felis catus isolate Fca126 chromosome C1, F.catus_Fca126_mat1.0, whole genome shotgun sequence:
- the ANKRD35 gene encoding ankyrin repeat domain-containing protein 35 isoform X1: MSLFCCLSSFFPFSTPTPPPLFAPSVALDQVEKWNRRDQKLLEAVQRGDVGRVASLASRKSARPTKLNSSGQSSFHLAASKGLTECLTILLANGADINSKNEDGSTALHLATISCQPQCVKVLLQHGANEDAVDAENRSPLHWAASSGCASSVLLLCDHEAFLNVPDNDGRTPLMIASLGGHAAICSQLLQRGAQVNVTDKDAKSALILACEKGSAEVAELLLSHGADAGAVDNEGHDALHYAVRSEDRELWRLLRQALLRQGRQGGQGLAQHPDLTSQASPSESQVGSPPQSPWRAEPEEEEEEDPCPDEWRRKYEEEQRKVSQLEQELVRKTEESEARAAACLGLENGIREQVQELGLLLSPQPGTPGGQGSSLRPGGDGMEQGCPLDLLAERIQELKKQQQAAAAAAAKRALASKKAEDSVSGEVPYEAPGGAQPEEQGPPQSPRSETIGKATGQQLTTSGGQALGPDHTDKPRAGQKEGPRAPGAEPAGTAAAPVGPGDVNQLLLQLREELAAVWREKDAARGALSRPVLEGALGTPRAEAAAAAWEKMEARLEQVLVRLDRAKAGLPVSPDAAARPREGALHAGPETTSEENEGGRPGAPGARGEPLGAPARGQVPGGGPAKGRLEKEVAALRLSNSNLLGELGQLGQERQRLQGEPQSLSQRLQRDFVPKPEAQDQLRQLRRSVGLLTDELAAEKEATEQLRQRLASQSSGLRGLWDDLPPDVVGRGVAGRTAAEPLEELRACIRALADGHREAQASLARLEQENQRLRGSPGPRGEPPGTFSQGPVSPQVAALEQDLGKLEEELRAVQATMSGKSQEIGTLKKLLYQATEEVAELRAREAASLRQHEKTRGSLVAQAQAWGQELKALLEKYNTACREMGRLREAAAEERRRSGDLAARAAEQERQAAELRGRSQQFEKTAEVLRDKVEHLIGACRDKEAKIKELLKKLEQLSEEVLAVRGENARLALQLQDSQKNHEEIISAYRKHLLNAAQGYMEQDVYNILLRILSIQEE; this comes from the exons ATGTCTCTCTTCTGTTGCCTgtcatccttctttcctttttccactcCAACCCCACCCCCTTTGTTCGCACCATCTGTGGCCCTGGACCAGGTGGAGAAATGGAACCGCCGCGACCAGAAGCTGCTGGAGGCAGTGCAGCGGGGGGATGTGGGACGCGTGGCCTCCCTGGCCTCGAGGAAGTCGGCCCGACCCACCAAGCTGAACTCGAGCGGCCAGTCCTC GTTTCATCTGGCAGCCTCCAAAGGCCTGACAGAATGTCTGACTATCCTGCTGGCAAATGGAGCTGACATCAACAGCAAAAACGAGGATG gaaGCACTGCCCTGCACTTGGCCACCATCTCCTGCCAGCCACAATGTGTCAAAGTACTGCTGCAG CATGGTGCCAACGAAGATGCTGTGGATGCAGAAAATCGTAGTCCGCTGCACTGGGCAG cctcctctggcTGTGCCTCAAGTGTTCTCCTGCTGTGTGACCACGAAGCCTTCCTGAACGTCCCAGATAAT GACGGACGTACACCCCTGATGATTGCATCGCTGGGTGGCCATGCAGCTATCTGCTCACAGCTACTGCAGAGAGGTGCCCAGGTTAATGTCACGGACAAGGATGCCAA GTCGGCTCTGATCCTGGCCTGTGAGAAAGGCAGCGCGGAGGTGGCCGAGCTGCTCCTGAGCCACGGGGCAGACGCAGGGGCGGTGGACAACGAGGGACACGACGCTCTGCATTATGCTGTACGCTCGGAAGACAGGGAGCTGTGGAGGCTGCTCCGGCAGGCCCTGCTCCGGCAGGGGCGGCAGGGAG GTCAGGGGCTTGCTCAACATCCAGATCTTACATCCCAG GCCTCCCCATCAGAGTCTCAGGTGGGTTCTCCACCCCAGAGCCCGTGGAGAGCGGAGCccgaggaagaggaagaggaagacccATGCCCGGATGAGTGGAGGCGGAAGTatgaagaggagcagaggaaggttTCTCAGTTGGAGCAGGAGCTGGTGCGAAAGACGGAAGAGAGCGAGGCTCGAGCTGCAGCCTGCCTGGGCCTGGAGAACGGGATTCGAGAGCAGGTGCAGGAGCTGGGGCTTCTCCTTTCACCACAGCCTGggactccaggagggcagggctctAGTCTCCGGCCTGGAGGAGATGGCATGGAGCAGGGTTGTCCCCTGGACCTTCTGGCCGAGCGCATTCAAGAActaaagaagcagcagcaggcagCAGCTGCAGCTGCAGCCAAACGGGCGTTAGCTTCTAAGAAAGCAGAGGATTCGGTCTCGGGGGAGGTCCCGTATGAAGCCCCTGGAGGGGCCCAACCGGAAGAACAGGggccaccccagagccccaggtCTGAGACCATTGGGAAAGCCACAGGACAGCAGCTGACCACCAGCGGTGGACAGGCCCTTGGCCCTGATCACACCGACAAGCCACGTGCTGGCCAGAAAGAGGGGCCCCGGGCCCCAGGGGCTGAACCAGCAGGCACGGCGGCTGCACCAGTGGGCCCCGGAGACGTGAACCAGCTCCTGCTACAACTGAGGGAAGAGCTGGCCGCGGTGTGGCGAGAAAAGGATGCCGCCCGAGGGGCTTTGTCAAGGCCGGTCCTGGAGGGAGCTCTGGGGACACCCCGGGCCGAGGCTGCGGCGGCCGCCTGGGAGAAGATGGAGGCCAGGCTGGAGCAGGTGCTGGTGAGGCTGGACAGGGCCAAGGCGGGATTACCCGTGAGCCCTGACGCCGCTGCCCGGCCCAGAGAGGGAGCCCTGCACGCCGGCCCAGAGACCACCTCCGAAGAGAATGAAGGGGGGcggccaggggctcctggggctcGCGGAGAGCCTCTAGGGGCCCCCGCAAGGGGACAGGTGCCTGGAGGAGGTCCGGCCAAGGGACGGTTGGAGAAGGAGGTGGCGGCCCTGCGGCTGAGCAACAGTAACCTGCTGGGGGAGCTGGGGCagctggggcaggagaggcagcGGCTGCAGGGGGAGCCGCAGTCCCTGAGCCAGCGTCTGCAGCGGGATTTCGTCCCCAAGCCGGAGGCGCAGGACCAGCTGCGGCAGTTGCGGCGCAGCGTGGGGCTGCTGACAGATGAACTGGCCGCGGAGAAGGAGGCCACCGAGCAGCTGCGGCAGCGCCTGGCCTCCCAGAGCAGTGGCCTCCGCGGGCTGTGGGACGACCTGCCGCCGGACGTGGTGGGCAGGGGCGTCGCGGGGCGCACGGCGGCCGAACCCCTGGAGGAGCTGCGGGCCTGCATCCGCGCCCTGGCCGACGGGCACCGCGAGGCCCAAGCCTCGCTGGCCCGGCTGGAGCAGGAAAACCAGCGGCTGCGCGGGTCCCCCGGGCCCCGCGGGGAGCCACCCGGCACCTTCTCACAGGGCCCAGTCTCCCCCCAGGTGGCCGCTCTGGAGCAGGACCTGGGGAAGCTGGAGGAGGAGCTGCGGGCCGTCCAGGCCACGATGAGCGGGAAGAGCCAGGAGATCGGGACGCTGAAGAAGCTGCTGTACCAGGCCACCGAGGAGGTGGCCGAGCTGCGGGCCCGTGAGGCCGCCAGCCTGCGGCAGCACGAGAAAACGCGGGGCTCGCTGGTGGCCCAGGCCCAGGCTTGGGGCCAGGAGCTGAAGGCCCTCCTGGAGAAGTATAACACGGCGTGCCGGGAGATGGGCCGGCTGCGCGAGGCCGCGGCCGAGGAGCGGCGCCGCAGCGGGGACCTGGCGGCGCGGGCCGCGGAGCAGGAGCGCCAGGCCGCCGAGCTGCGCGGGCGCTCCCAGCAGTTTGAGAAGACGGCCGAGGTGCTCAGGGACAAGGTGGAGCATCTCATCGGGGCCTGCCGGGACAAGGAGGCCAAG aTCAAGGAATTGTTGAAGAAGCTGGAACAGCTTTCAGAGGAGGTCTTGGCAGTGCGGGGAGAAAATGCTCGCCTTGCCTTGCAGCTGCAG GATTCCCAGAAGAACCATGAAGAGATCATCTCCGCCTATAGGAAGCACCTGCTGAATGCCGCTCAG GGTTACATGGAACAAGATGTGTATAATATTCTGCTGCGAATCCTCAGCATACAGGAAGAGTGA
- the ANKRD35 gene encoding ankyrin repeat domain-containing protein 35 isoform X2, which yields MKRIFSCSSSQVAVEKWNRRDQKLLEAVQRGDVGRVASLASRKSARPTKLNSSGQSSFHLAASKGLTECLTILLANGADINSKNEDGSTALHLATISCQPQCVKVLLQHGANEDAVDAENRSPLHWAASSGCASSVLLLCDHEAFLNVPDNDGRTPLMIASLGGHAAICSQLLQRGAQVNVTDKDAKSALILACEKGSAEVAELLLSHGADAGAVDNEGHDALHYAVRSEDRELWRLLRQALLRQGRQGGQGLAQHPDLTSQASPSESQVGSPPQSPWRAEPEEEEEEDPCPDEWRRKYEEEQRKVSQLEQELVRKTEESEARAAACLGLENGIREQVQELGLLLSPQPGTPGGQGSSLRPGGDGMEQGCPLDLLAERIQELKKQQQAAAAAAAKRALASKKAEDSVSGEVPYEAPGGAQPEEQGPPQSPRSETIGKATGQQLTTSGGQALGPDHTDKPRAGQKEGPRAPGAEPAGTAAAPVGPGDVNQLLLQLREELAAVWREKDAARGALSRPVLEGALGTPRAEAAAAAWEKMEARLEQVLVRLDRAKAGLPVSPDAAARPREGALHAGPETTSEENEGGRPGAPGARGEPLGAPARGQVPGGGPAKGRLEKEVAALRLSNSNLLGELGQLGQERQRLQGEPQSLSQRLQRDFVPKPEAQDQLRQLRRSVGLLTDELAAEKEATEQLRQRLASQSSGLRGLWDDLPPDVVGRGVAGRTAAEPLEELRACIRALADGHREAQASLARLEQENQRLRGSPGPRGEPPGTFSQGPVSPQVAALEQDLGKLEEELRAVQATMSGKSQEIGTLKKLLYQATEEVAELRAREAASLRQHEKTRGSLVAQAQAWGQELKALLEKYNTACREMGRLREAAAEERRRSGDLAARAAEQERQAAELRGRSQQFEKTAEVLRDKVEHLIGACRDKEAKIKELLKKLEQLSEEVLAVRGENARLALQLQDSQKNHEEIISAYRKHLLNAAQGYMEQDVYNILLRILSIQEE from the exons ATGAAGCGCATCTTCTCCTGCTCCAGCTCACAGGTGGCG GTGGAGAAATGGAACCGCCGCGACCAGAAGCTGCTGGAGGCAGTGCAGCGGGGGGATGTGGGACGCGTGGCCTCCCTGGCCTCGAGGAAGTCGGCCCGACCCACCAAGCTGAACTCGAGCGGCCAGTCCTC GTTTCATCTGGCAGCCTCCAAAGGCCTGACAGAATGTCTGACTATCCTGCTGGCAAATGGAGCTGACATCAACAGCAAAAACGAGGATG gaaGCACTGCCCTGCACTTGGCCACCATCTCCTGCCAGCCACAATGTGTCAAAGTACTGCTGCAG CATGGTGCCAACGAAGATGCTGTGGATGCAGAAAATCGTAGTCCGCTGCACTGGGCAG cctcctctggcTGTGCCTCAAGTGTTCTCCTGCTGTGTGACCACGAAGCCTTCCTGAACGTCCCAGATAAT GACGGACGTACACCCCTGATGATTGCATCGCTGGGTGGCCATGCAGCTATCTGCTCACAGCTACTGCAGAGAGGTGCCCAGGTTAATGTCACGGACAAGGATGCCAA GTCGGCTCTGATCCTGGCCTGTGAGAAAGGCAGCGCGGAGGTGGCCGAGCTGCTCCTGAGCCACGGGGCAGACGCAGGGGCGGTGGACAACGAGGGACACGACGCTCTGCATTATGCTGTACGCTCGGAAGACAGGGAGCTGTGGAGGCTGCTCCGGCAGGCCCTGCTCCGGCAGGGGCGGCAGGGAG GTCAGGGGCTTGCTCAACATCCAGATCTTACATCCCAG GCCTCCCCATCAGAGTCTCAGGTGGGTTCTCCACCCCAGAGCCCGTGGAGAGCGGAGCccgaggaagaggaagaggaagacccATGCCCGGATGAGTGGAGGCGGAAGTatgaagaggagcagaggaaggttTCTCAGTTGGAGCAGGAGCTGGTGCGAAAGACGGAAGAGAGCGAGGCTCGAGCTGCAGCCTGCCTGGGCCTGGAGAACGGGATTCGAGAGCAGGTGCAGGAGCTGGGGCTTCTCCTTTCACCACAGCCTGggactccaggagggcagggctctAGTCTCCGGCCTGGAGGAGATGGCATGGAGCAGGGTTGTCCCCTGGACCTTCTGGCCGAGCGCATTCAAGAActaaagaagcagcagcaggcagCAGCTGCAGCTGCAGCCAAACGGGCGTTAGCTTCTAAGAAAGCAGAGGATTCGGTCTCGGGGGAGGTCCCGTATGAAGCCCCTGGAGGGGCCCAACCGGAAGAACAGGggccaccccagagccccaggtCTGAGACCATTGGGAAAGCCACAGGACAGCAGCTGACCACCAGCGGTGGACAGGCCCTTGGCCCTGATCACACCGACAAGCCACGTGCTGGCCAGAAAGAGGGGCCCCGGGCCCCAGGGGCTGAACCAGCAGGCACGGCGGCTGCACCAGTGGGCCCCGGAGACGTGAACCAGCTCCTGCTACAACTGAGGGAAGAGCTGGCCGCGGTGTGGCGAGAAAAGGATGCCGCCCGAGGGGCTTTGTCAAGGCCGGTCCTGGAGGGAGCTCTGGGGACACCCCGGGCCGAGGCTGCGGCGGCCGCCTGGGAGAAGATGGAGGCCAGGCTGGAGCAGGTGCTGGTGAGGCTGGACAGGGCCAAGGCGGGATTACCCGTGAGCCCTGACGCCGCTGCCCGGCCCAGAGAGGGAGCCCTGCACGCCGGCCCAGAGACCACCTCCGAAGAGAATGAAGGGGGGcggccaggggctcctggggctcGCGGAGAGCCTCTAGGGGCCCCCGCAAGGGGACAGGTGCCTGGAGGAGGTCCGGCCAAGGGACGGTTGGAGAAGGAGGTGGCGGCCCTGCGGCTGAGCAACAGTAACCTGCTGGGGGAGCTGGGGCagctggggcaggagaggcagcGGCTGCAGGGGGAGCCGCAGTCCCTGAGCCAGCGTCTGCAGCGGGATTTCGTCCCCAAGCCGGAGGCGCAGGACCAGCTGCGGCAGTTGCGGCGCAGCGTGGGGCTGCTGACAGATGAACTGGCCGCGGAGAAGGAGGCCACCGAGCAGCTGCGGCAGCGCCTGGCCTCCCAGAGCAGTGGCCTCCGCGGGCTGTGGGACGACCTGCCGCCGGACGTGGTGGGCAGGGGCGTCGCGGGGCGCACGGCGGCCGAACCCCTGGAGGAGCTGCGGGCCTGCATCCGCGCCCTGGCCGACGGGCACCGCGAGGCCCAAGCCTCGCTGGCCCGGCTGGAGCAGGAAAACCAGCGGCTGCGCGGGTCCCCCGGGCCCCGCGGGGAGCCACCCGGCACCTTCTCACAGGGCCCAGTCTCCCCCCAGGTGGCCGCTCTGGAGCAGGACCTGGGGAAGCTGGAGGAGGAGCTGCGGGCCGTCCAGGCCACGATGAGCGGGAAGAGCCAGGAGATCGGGACGCTGAAGAAGCTGCTGTACCAGGCCACCGAGGAGGTGGCCGAGCTGCGGGCCCGTGAGGCCGCCAGCCTGCGGCAGCACGAGAAAACGCGGGGCTCGCTGGTGGCCCAGGCCCAGGCTTGGGGCCAGGAGCTGAAGGCCCTCCTGGAGAAGTATAACACGGCGTGCCGGGAGATGGGCCGGCTGCGCGAGGCCGCGGCCGAGGAGCGGCGCCGCAGCGGGGACCTGGCGGCGCGGGCCGCGGAGCAGGAGCGCCAGGCCGCCGAGCTGCGCGGGCGCTCCCAGCAGTTTGAGAAGACGGCCGAGGTGCTCAGGGACAAGGTGGAGCATCTCATCGGGGCCTGCCGGGACAAGGAGGCCAAG aTCAAGGAATTGTTGAAGAAGCTGGAACAGCTTTCAGAGGAGGTCTTGGCAGTGCGGGGAGAAAATGCTCGCCTTGCCTTGCAGCTGCAG GATTCCCAGAAGAACCATGAAGAGATCATCTCCGCCTATAGGAAGCACCTGCTGAATGCCGCTCAG GGTTACATGGAACAAGATGTGTATAATATTCTGCTGCGAATCCTCAGCATACAGGAAGAGTGA